The Cryobacterium roopkundense sequence TACTGACTACTTGCGGCGAATTCGCTTGAAATGCCGAGTGGCGCCTATGCCTAGCAATCCTATTAGGATACCAAATCCCACGAGCACGGCGAGCGGCAGGCTGATGTAGGTCAAGGTGAGTTGGCTGGGCAGCCATGCCGAGGCAATATTTTGGGCGGGCAGAGCCGGGTCCTGTGACGGAACCGTGGGCGCAACGACTGAAGGTGTCTCTGTGGGCTGCACCTCGATCTCGGCCCGGCGATGCAGGTGAATCCACTCCTGGAGCAGTTCAGTCGGGGTCTGGCCCGTCGACGCCGGCACTCGGGCGTTCAGCGCCGCACTCGCGTCGATGAGTCCGTTTCCGTAGATCGGACTCGGCGTCGTCTGGCCGTTCGGGTTGGCCGATTCGATCACGCGATTCATCACCCCGGCCGCGTCGAGGTCTGGGTAGGCGGCCCGCACGAGGGCCACCAGCCCCGACACGAGCGGCGCGGCGGCGCTCGTGCCCTCCCAAAGCACATATCCCCCACCCGGAATGGCACCCACCAGTTGCTCGCTCGGCGCGGCCACTGAAATCGTGATGCCCTGGGAGGAAGCGTCGAAGCTTGCCGTCTTTTCACGGTCCACACCGGCCACTGTCAGCACACCGGGGATTGTGGCGGGCGCGCCGACTTCGGTCGTGCCGCTCCCCCGGTTGCCTGCGGCGGCAACAACCACGACATCGTTCTCGAAGGCGTACAGGAAAGCGTCGTCCCAGCTTTCCGGCCAGAACAGGGTATTGCGCGTGAGCGACATGTTGATGACGTCGGCGCCATTGTCGACGGCCCAGCGGATGCCTTCGGCGATCTGGTCGTCGTTGCTCACTGTGGACGAGGAATCGCCGAAGGCCACGGAGACGGAGAGAAGGTTCGCTTCGGGTGCGACGCCGATCATTCCCGTGCCCTCGCCTGTTCCCCGACCGGCGAGGAGTGACGCAACCATGGTGCCGTGTCCACTGTCTTGTTTGTCGCTGCCCACCGGGGTTTGACCGCGGGAGGAGCCCAGGCCCGAGACATCCGTTCCCCCGACGACCGCTGAGGCCAGCTCGGCGACGGTGCTGTCGATTCCCGTGTCGATGACCGCGATCGTGACCCCTGCTCCACGGGTGGTGTTCCAGGCCTCGGCGAACCCGTAGTCGCCCAGCCAGTACTCGAGGTCGCGAATCTGGTCGGCTCGGGCGGGCGGAGCGTCCAGAACAACGGAACCACCCACGACGGCCACGGCGAGCAGCACTCCGAGGCCCGCGCCGAACCGCCGCCAGCCGCGCGTACCTCGGGAGTTCTGTGTCACTCGGGAGTTCTGTGTCACTCGGGAGTTCGGTGTCACTCGGGAGTTCGGTGTCACTCGGGAGTTCGGTGTCACTCGGGAGTTCGGTGTCACTCGGTAACCGAATCCGCCGCCGAATAGTCCATGCACTCGCAGACGGCGGGTGTCCAGGTGCAGCGCGCGAGCGCGAGGTCGCCGATCGGGTTGACGCCAGGGCCGGCGGCCAGGGAATGGGCGGCAAGGGCATGCAGGCACTTGACCCGCTCGGGCATGCCCCCTGAGGAGATTCCGGCAACCTCCGGTACGTCGCCGAGCACGGCGCGATCGGCGAGAAAGCTCTCGTGGGCGGCCCGATAGGCGGCGCGCACGCCCTCATCGTCGGAGAGAAGCTGGTTGTATTCGTTCATCACCTGGGTGGCCTCGAGCTGCGAGATTGCCGCAGTGGCTGCGGGGTGGCAGAGGTAGTACAGGGTGGGGAACGGAGTGCCGTCGGCGAGTCTCGGTGCTGTGGCCACTACCGTGGGCGCTCCGCAGATGCACCGCGCGGCGATGCCGACCACGTTGCGGGCCGGTCGTCCCAGCTGGGCCGAAACCACGGCGATGTCCTCGTTGGTGAAAGGGTCGAACGGGGGTCTGGTCATTCTGCTGCCGCCTTCGGTGCAAGACCGGCCGTCATCGCCGACGCGAACAGGGATCCCAGCCAATCGATTTTGGTGTCTTGAATATTGGTGCTCACGGGTGCCGTCTCACTCGCATCGGTAACCGGAACGGGCAGGTCGTTGATCACGAGAAAACTGATGTCGCCCGGCTGAACGTAGGAGAGTCGGTCCCGCGCCTGGGTCGTGATGTAGGTGCGGTCGTTCCACCGCTCCCGCTCGGACTTGAGCTGGTCCACCTCGGTCTGCTGCTCGGAGACCTCGGCGTTCAACGCGCTGATCTGCTGGCGCTGTTCGGCATAGGTGCGCAGGCTTGGCGCGAGCACCACCACGGCCAGCACCAGGATGACCATCATCACGAGGGAGAAGCCTGAGAAGTGGATGCCGCGCAGCCAACCCCCGACGGGCGTTTCGGCCGGTCCGGTGGCCGGGAGCTTCCGATCGGTGGACTTGCTTCCCACGGGGGCTCCCTTCGTCGTGCTCATCTTCTGGTTCACTGTGCTCAATCGGTGAAGAAAAATGGGGCTCTCGAACCGGCGTGGCCGAATCGAGAGCCCCGGCAGGTTAGGCGCTGAAGCGCGGGAAAGCGGAACGTCCCGCGTAGACGGCGGCCTCGCCGAGCTCTTCTTCGATGCGCAGCAGCTGGTTGTACTTGGCCACGCGCTCGCTGCGGGCCGGAGCTCCGGTCTTGATCTGACCGGCGTCCGTCGCCACCGCGAGGTCGGCGATGAAAGTGTCTTCGGTTTCACCCGAACGGTGAGAGATGATGGCAGTGTAGCCGGCGCGCTGCGCCATCGACACGGCATCCATCGTCTCGGTGAGCGTACCGATCTGGTTGACCTTCACCAGGATCGAGTTCGCGGCCTTCAGCTCGAGGCCCTTGGCCAGACGTGCCGGGTTCGTCACGAACAGGTCGTCGCCGACGATCTGCACCTTGTCGCCGAGCTCCTGCGTGAGGTGCACGTAGCCGTCCCAGTCGTCTTCCTCCAGCGGGTCTTCGATCGAGACCAGCGGATAGGCGGCAACGAGCTCGGCGTAGTAGGCCGACAGCTCCTGCGCCGAGAGCTTCTTGCCCTCGAACCTGTACACCCCGTCTGAGAAGAATTCGCTCGCCGCGCAGTCGAGGGCGAGGGCGATGTCTTTTCCGGGAACGTAACCGGCAATTTCGATGGCTTCGACGATGAGGTCGAGGGCAGCGCGGTTGCTCGGCAGGTTGGGAGCGAATCCACCCTCGTCGCCGAGGCCGGTGGAGAGGCCCTTGGACTGCAGCAGACCCTTGAGCGCGTGGTACGTCTCGACGCCCCAGCGCAGGCCCTCGCTGAACGACTCGGCACCGAGGGGAACGATCATGAACTCCTGGATGTCCACGTCGTTGTCGGCGTGCGACCCGCCATTGATGATGTTCATCAGCGGCACGGGCAGGGTGTGCGCGTTCGGGCCGCCGAGGTAGCGGAACAGCGGCAGCCCGGCCGAGCTGGCGGCGGCCTTAGCCACGGCGAGGCTCACGCCGAGGATGGCGTTGGCGCCGAGGCGCTCCTTGTTATCGGTGCCGTCGGTCTCGTTGAGAACCATGTCGACGATGCGCTGGTCGCTCGCGTCGATGTCTTCGACGGCCAGGCCCAGCTCCTCGATGACGGAATCGACGGCGTTGAGAACGCCCTTGCCGAGGTAACGGGCCTTGTCGCCGTCGCGCAGCTCGTACGCCTCAAACACTCCGGTGGACGCTCCGGACGGAACGGCGGCGCGGCTGACGGTGCCGTCGTCCAACAGAACCTCGACCTCGATGGTGGGGTTGCCTCGGGAATCGAGAATTTCGCGTGCGTCTACTGCCTCAATCAGGGCCACAACTGTCTCCTAAATCTGGGGGGTGGTGGTGCGTGATACATCGGTCAGTCTAACCAAACCCTGTGACACCGAACTGTGCTGCTCTGATCAGGCGCCGAGCGCCTTGAACTCGAGTTCGGCAGCGGTCGTGGTGTCGTCGGTGACAAAGGCAAAACGGCCGAAACCGGCCTCGGCGGCGCGGTCGAGCAGGGCCTTGAGATTCTTGGTTCGGCGTTCGAGGCGCACGCGCAGGCCGTCGGCCACGAGCGCGGTCTTGAGCTGCACGAGGTGGGCCGGATCCGCGTCGGCGCTGTGCACGAGCACAACGGCGTCGGCAGCGGATGCGGCGTCGCGGCCCAGCAGGTCGACGATGCGTTCGAAGCCGATCGAGAATCCGCACGCCGGCACGTCCGTGCCGAGGAAACGCCCGATCATGCCGTCATATCGACCGCCGCCGCCGAGCGAGTACCCGAGGGTGGGGTGCGAGATCTCGAAGATCGTGCCGGTGTAATAACCCATGCCCCGAACCAGGGTGGGATCGAAGACAAGGTCGACCCGAGGCATGGCCGCGCGCAGGGCGAGCAGATCGGCGAATGCCGCCTGGTCGAGCCACTCCGGTACGTCGGAGCCGAGGTCCCAACCCGAGCCCCCGAGTGTGTGCAATGTGTCGGCTATTCCCGCCGTGTCGATGCCGAGGCCGCCGAGCTCGGTGACCACACCGTCGACGCCGATCTTGTCGAGCTTATCGATCGTGATGAGGGCGCGTTCGGTGAGGTCGGCCGCGACGCCCCAGTGACCGAGCATGGTCGACAGGATTCGGCGGTCGTTGATGCGGATGGAGCAGCCGACAAGCCCCAGCGTGTCGAGGGTTGCCGCGGTCGCCGTGATCAACTCGATCTCGGCGAGCGAACCGGCTTCTCCGATGATGTCAATGTCGCACTGCACGAACTGGCGGTAGCGACCCTTCTGCGGCCGCTCCGCGCGCCACACCGGTGCGATCTGAATGGAGCGAAAGACGGTGGGCAGCTCGGCCCGGTGCGTGGCATAGAAGCGCGCAAGCGGAACTGTGAGGTCGAAACGCAGTCCCAGGTCGGCGAGGGACAGCAGGTCGTCCTGCTCGACGGCGGCCGCGACATCCGTCGCCTTTAGGCCACGCTTCATCACAGCGAAGGCCAGCTTCTCGTTGTCGCCGCCGAGGCCCGAGTGCAGGCGTGCAGAGTCCTCCATCACCGGGGTCTCGATTTCGTCGAACCCGTGGGCGGAGAAGCTCTGACGGATCACCCCGAGCGCGTGCTCCCGTACGGCCTTGTCGGCGGGGAGGAAGTCACGCATGCCACGGGGAGGAGTTACAGGTGTTGCCATGCCCTAATTCTGTCAGGTCGGTGGTGAGGCCCGAAGCGGGTCAGCCGCGAGGAAGGGCGATGATGCCCGCATCGAAGGCGTCCACGTCGGCCGCGCGCTCGGAGTTCGGCGTCATGGCGGCCTCCGCCCCACGGATCTCCCCCTGCAGATCTCGCAGCGCGGTGCGAAGCGCCCTCTCGGCATCGAGGCCCTTCGTCCTAGCTGTTGCGACGATGGCGAGCAGCAGCGGACCCAGCTCATCCTCGCTGTCCATCGCGAGCGGAAAGCCGCCGTCAGGTTCGATCAGGCCGATCTTCTCCGCACGCCCCAGAACCTTGTCCGCCAGGGCGAGGGCTGGCATACCAAGGGGAATACCGTCGAGCACGCTCGTGCGCTCCGGCTTCTCCTCCGCCTTGAAGCCGTCCCAGGCCGCCGACACATCGGCGGCGGTGTCGAGCTTGAGATCGCCGAAGACGTGCGGATGCCGGCCGATCATCTTCGCGTTCATGTGAGCCGCGACATCCTGAATGTCGAAATCCTCACCCGCGGTGTTCGCCGCGAGGTCGGAGTGGAAAAGCACCTGGTAGAGAACGTCGCCGAGCTCCTCTAGTAGGTCATCACGACTGCCGGACTCGATCGCCTCCACGAGTTCGTGGGACTCCTCCACCAGGTACTGCACGAGCGACTCGTGCGACTGATCGGCGTCCCAAGCGCAGCCACCCGGCGCCCGCAGCCGGGCCACTGTGGCGATGAGGGTGTCGAGTGAACTGGCGGCTTCTGTCACGGTGAATCTCCTTCTTCCCTGCAATCGTAAGCTTCCCGGCCCGCCCGCGCTCCATGTTCGCTCAGAAGGGTCTGGTATTCTCGATAGCGGTGAGCCGGGAAGTCTGGTCGGCAGTTCAATTTATAGCGCCGAAAAATTTGAGGATCTACTCGTGCCCACATCTTCACCTGTTCCCATTTCTCCCTCCGATCGTCCCGATGGCACCGGCGCCGTGCTGCGTCGCGGCAGCCACTCTGAGTTCGTTCGTATTTCCGGCATCCTGCGCAAGGAGACCGTCGGCGGCGCCATCCTGCTGGTCGCGACCATCGCCGCCCTCGTCATGTCGAACACCCCGTTGTTCGCCGACTGGTACTTCGCCTTCCGTGACCTCAAAGTGGGCTACGAGCCCTGGCACCTCGAGCTGAGCCTCGGCGCCTGGGCGGCCGACGGCTTCCTCGCCATCTTCTTCTTCCTCGCCGGGCTTGAGCTCAAGCGCGAATTCGTGGCCGGTGACCTGCGCAGCGTCAACCGCGCGATCGTTCCCGTGGCCGCGGCCATGGGTGGCGTCATCGTTCCCGCCGTCTTCTACACCCTGATCAACCTGAACAGCGGCTCTGATGCCCTGCGCGGCTGGGCGATCCCCACGGCAACGGACATCGCCTTCGCCCTAGCCGTGCTGGCCGTCATCGGCAGTAAACTCCCCGCGGCCCTGCGCATCTTCCTGCTGACCCTCGCTGT is a genomic window containing:
- a CDS encoding S8 family serine peptidase; the encoded protein is MTQNSRGTRGWRRFGAGLGVLLAVAVVGGSVVLDAPPARADQIRDLEYWLGDYGFAEAWNTTRGAGVTIAVIDTGIDSTVAELASAVVGGTDVSGLGSSRGQTPVGSDKQDSGHGTMVASLLAGRGTGEGTGMIGVAPEANLLSVSVAFGDSSSTVSNDDQIAEGIRWAVDNGADVINMSLTRNTLFWPESWDDAFLYAFENDVVVVAAAGNRGSGTTEVGAPATIPGVLTVAGVDREKTASFDASSQGITISVAAPSEQLVGAIPGGGYVLWEGTSAAAPLVSGLVALVRAAYPDLDAAGVMNRVIESANPNGQTTPSPIYGNGLIDASAALNARVPASTGQTPTELLQEWIHLHRRAEIEVQPTETPSVVAPTVPSQDPALPAQNIASAWLPSQLTLTYISLPLAVLVGFGILIGLLGIGATRHFKRIRRK
- a CDS encoding DUF501 domain-containing protein, which codes for MTRPPFDPFTNEDIAVVSAQLGRPARNVVGIAARCICGAPTVVATAPRLADGTPFPTLYYLCHPAATAAISQLEATQVMNEYNQLLSDDEGVRAAYRAAHESFLADRAVLGDVPEVAGISSGGMPERVKCLHALAAHSLAAGPGVNPIGDLALARCTWTPAVCECMDYSAADSVTE
- a CDS encoding FtsB family cell division protein — protein: MGSKSTDRKLPATGPAETPVGGWLRGIHFSGFSLVMMVILVLAVVVLAPSLRTYAEQRQQISALNAEVSEQQTEVDQLKSERERWNDRTYITTQARDRLSYVQPGDISFLVINDLPVPVTDASETAPVSTNIQDTKIDWLGSLFASAMTAGLAPKAAAE
- the eno gene encoding phosphopyruvate hydratase — its product is MALIEAVDAREILDSRGNPTIEVEVLLDDGTVSRAAVPSGASTGVFEAYELRDGDKARYLGKGVLNAVDSVIEELGLAVEDIDASDQRIVDMVLNETDGTDNKERLGANAILGVSLAVAKAAASSAGLPLFRYLGGPNAHTLPVPLMNIINGGSHADNDVDIQEFMIVPLGAESFSEGLRWGVETYHALKGLLQSKGLSTGLGDEGGFAPNLPSNRAALDLIVEAIEIAGYVPGKDIALALDCAASEFFSDGVYRFEGKKLSAQELSAYYAELVAAYPLVSIEDPLEEDDWDGYVHLTQELGDKVQIVGDDLFVTNPARLAKGLELKAANSILVKVNQIGTLTETMDAVSMAQRAGYTAIISHRSGETEDTFIADLAVATDAGQIKTGAPARSERVAKYNQLLRIEEELGEAAVYAGRSAFPRFSA
- the hisS gene encoding histidine--tRNA ligase yields the protein MATPVTPPRGMRDFLPADKAVREHALGVIRQSFSAHGFDEIETPVMEDSARLHSGLGGDNEKLAFAVMKRGLKATDVAAAVEQDDLLSLADLGLRFDLTVPLARFYATHRAELPTVFRSIQIAPVWRAERPQKGRYRQFVQCDIDIIGEAGSLAEIELITATAATLDTLGLVGCSIRINDRRILSTMLGHWGVAADLTERALITIDKLDKIGVDGVVTELGGLGIDTAGIADTLHTLGGSGWDLGSDVPEWLDQAAFADLLALRAAMPRVDLVFDPTLVRGMGYYTGTIFEISHPTLGYSLGGGGRYDGMIGRFLGTDVPACGFSIGFERIVDLLGRDAASAADAVVLVHSADADPAHLVQLKTALVADGLRVRLERRTKNLKALLDRAAEAGFGRFAFVTDDTTTAAELEFKALGA
- a CDS encoding MazG family protein is translated as MTEAASSLDTLIATVARLRAPGGCAWDADQSHESLVQYLVEESHELVEAIESGSRDDLLEELGDVLYQVLFHSDLAANTAGEDFDIQDVAAHMNAKMIGRHPHVFGDLKLDTAADVSAAWDGFKAEEKPERTSVLDGIPLGMPALALADKVLGRAEKIGLIEPDGGFPLAMDSEDELGPLLLAIVATARTKGLDAERALRTALRDLQGEIRGAEAAMTPNSERAADVDAFDAGIIALPRG